Proteins from a single region of Gaiellales bacterium:
- a CDS encoding sigma-70 family RNA polymerase sigma factor, translating into MSEIAPEPADDAVEPDEDDLELALEASPGPTEDTVGMYLRQISQVSLLTAAEEVSLAKALEHGDERARQRLIESNLRLVVSVARRYSGRGLSFLDLIQEGNLGLMKAVERYDWRLGHRFSTYATWWIRQSVTRALADQGRTIRVPAQVVDTINRMARIERQLTQKLGRAPSTDELAEAMELKPEKVEHLRRVSQEPVSLAAPVGEDFTELGELIEDERLMKPGDDMAEAQRDTRVAELVETLPYRERMILELRYGLGGGQQHTLEEVGRRFGVTRERVRQIETRTLRRLAAAGEHADLRHLID; encoded by the coding sequence ATGTCGGAGATCGCTCCCGAGCCGGCCGACGACGCCGTCGAGCCGGACGAGGACGACCTGGAGCTCGCGCTCGAGGCGTCGCCAGGTCCCACGGAGGACACCGTGGGCATGTATCTGCGCCAGATCTCGCAGGTGTCGTTGCTGACGGCCGCTGAGGAGGTATCGCTGGCAAAGGCGCTCGAGCATGGCGACGAGCGCGCCCGGCAGCGGCTGATCGAGTCGAACCTGCGCCTGGTGGTCTCGGTCGCCCGCCGGTACTCCGGCCGGGGCCTGTCGTTCCTCGACCTCATCCAGGAGGGGAACCTCGGGCTCATGAAGGCGGTCGAGCGCTACGACTGGAGGCTCGGCCATCGCTTCTCGACGTACGCGACCTGGTGGATCCGCCAGTCCGTCACGCGCGCGCTGGCCGATCAGGGACGGACGATCCGCGTGCCCGCGCAGGTGGTGGACACCATCAACCGGATGGCGCGGATCGAGCGCCAGCTGACCCAGAAGCTCGGGCGGGCGCCGTCGACCGACGAGCTGGCCGAGGCGATGGAGCTGAAGCCGGAGAAGGTCGAGCACCTCCGCCGCGTGTCCCAGGAGCCGGTCTCACTGGCAGCGCCGGTGGGCGAGGACTTCACGGAGCTCGGCGAGCTGATCGAGGACGAGCGGCTGATGAAGCCGGGCGACGACATGGCCGAGGCGCAGCGCGACACCCGCGTGGCCGAGCTGGTGGAGACGCTGCCCTACCGCGAGCGGATGATCCTCGAGCTTCGATACGGCCTGGGCGGAGGTCAGCAGCACACGCTCGAGGAGGTGGGACGCCGGTTCGGCGTCACCCGCGAGCGCGTCCGCCAGATCGAGACACGGACGCTGCGGCGGCTGGCCGCGGCCGGCGAGCACGCCGACCTGCGCCACCTGATCGACTAG
- the dnaG gene encoding DNA primase, giving the protein MTRIRNESVEAVKEAVDMIDLVSGRTQMKRSGGEWRGRCPFHDERTGSFWVNPLTKVYYCFGCQAKGDAIGFVEATEALDFAGAVEWLADRYAVTLEYEETSPEADRRRAQRERLLKLLDTTADFFERFLWEAEESAAARSYLEERGIAREGAERFRLGYAPRAPDRVKRAALGKGFTAAELDQAGLTVRGNDRFRERLIFPLTDARGRVRGFGARQMPGGRPPKYLNTSDGVVFRKSDILYGLDHARRAIAQHGSAIVVEGYTDVLMLHQTGVDRAVASMGTALTEGQVTELRRLCSTVFLAFDADAAGQEASLRGMEIARGKGLNVRVVRLPGGRDPADVAAGDVAAFERALDEAEPYLTYRVSLALASEGSRDDRYARVRALLSASEPSVERDELVRITADRLDLSDDLAARLVDRPAAPSGNGSRSVPRVGMSARERDERLFLGLCMAFPERGLDLLCSLDVAHFADPARWEAATVVRRRLAGELAPEEERAWAPMIAELTALASQEATSQRVLEELYWKLSLRRVEDELKGLQQNADLSLSQQQRLQEMQERRLTILETIRSL; this is encoded by the coding sequence ATGACGCGGATCCGCAACGAGAGCGTCGAGGCCGTCAAGGAGGCCGTCGACATGATCGATCTCGTCTCCGGCCGCACACAGATGAAGCGGTCGGGTGGGGAGTGGCGCGGGCGCTGCCCGTTCCACGACGAGCGCACGGGCTCGTTCTGGGTGAACCCGCTGACGAAGGTCTATTACTGCTTCGGCTGCCAGGCGAAGGGGGATGCGATCGGATTCGTCGAGGCCACCGAGGCGCTCGACTTCGCGGGCGCGGTGGAGTGGCTGGCCGACCGGTATGCGGTCACGCTGGAGTACGAGGAGACCTCCCCGGAGGCCGACCGTCGGCGCGCACAGCGGGAGCGGCTGTTGAAGCTGCTCGACACGACTGCAGACTTCTTCGAACGCTTCCTCTGGGAGGCGGAGGAATCGGCCGCAGCGCGCTCGTACCTGGAGGAACGAGGGATCGCGCGTGAGGGCGCCGAGCGGTTCCGCCTGGGGTATGCACCGCGCGCCCCCGACCGCGTGAAGCGGGCAGCGCTCGGGAAGGGGTTCACTGCCGCGGAGCTCGACCAGGCCGGCCTGACCGTCCGTGGAAATGACCGGTTCCGCGAGCGGCTGATCTTTCCGCTGACCGATGCGCGCGGCCGTGTGCGCGGCTTCGGGGCGCGGCAGATGCCGGGCGGCCGGCCGCCCAAGTACCTGAACACCTCGGACGGCGTCGTGTTCCGCAAGAGCGACATCCTGTACGGGCTCGACCACGCCCGGCGTGCGATCGCACAGCACGGCTCCGCGATCGTCGTCGAGGGGTATACCGACGTGCTGATGCTCCATCAGACGGGCGTCGACCGCGCGGTCGCCTCCATGGGAACGGCGCTGACCGAGGGCCAGGTGACCGAGCTGCGCCGGCTCTGCTCGACGGTGTTCCTGGCGTTCGACGCGGACGCCGCCGGCCAGGAGGCGTCGCTTCGCGGCATGGAGATCGCCCGCGGGAAGGGCTTGAACGTGCGGGTCGTCCGGCTCCCCGGCGGCCGTGACCCGGCGGACGTGGCGGCCGGCGACGTAGCCGCGTTCGAGCGGGCGCTCGACGAGGCGGAGCCCTATCTGACCTACCGCGTCAGCCTGGCGCTTGCCTCCGAAGGTAGTCGGGACGACCGGTACGCAAGGGTGCGCGCGCTGCTGTCGGCCTCCGAGCCGTCCGTGGAGCGCGACGAGCTCGTCCGCATCACGGCAGATCGCCTGGATCTCTCGGACGACCTCGCGGCGCGGCTCGTCGACCGCCCGGCGGCGCCGTCGGGGAACGGCTCGCGGTCGGTTCCGCGGGTCGGCATGTCTGCCCGCGAGCGTGACGAGCGGCTGTTCCTCGGCCTCTGCATGGCGTTCCCCGAGCGGGGCCTCGACTTGCTTTGTTCTCTGGATGTGGCACACTTCGCTGACCCGGCGCGGTGGGAGGCCGCGACGGTGGTTCGTCGGCGACTCGCGGGCGAGCTGGCTCCAGAGGAGGAACGTGCGTGGGCACCCATGATCGCCGAGCTGACGGCGCTGGCTTCGCAGGAGGCCACGTCCCAGCGAGTGCTGGAGGAGCTGTACTGGAAGCTGAGCCTCCGGCGAGTCGAGGACGAGCTAAAGGGACTGCAGCAAAACGCCGACTTGTCTCTGAGCCAGCAGCAGCGCCTGCAGGAGATGCAGGAGCGACGGCTGACGATCCTCGAGACCATCCGGTCTCTCTAA